From a single Apostichopus japonicus isolate 1M-3 chromosome 12, ASM3797524v1, whole genome shotgun sequence genomic region:
- the LOC139977602 gene encoding uncharacterized protein: MDSTLRILGLLAVLVISNADVNNDCEPRQYLELGRKGTIKCSFDIGFHAIHWYDSMDTVQGKPIVSCISAEQSSGGCDNGMYAVDVDGSLLIENIVLAHERTFAVLIFNSEFEEPITYHVDVITTVKPSGCPVINLCGEDKQVCTQEIKRESEVKCSIHSRPKVDPYWTKRSEAGDKYMTTQAKSVIKDNVTFISSSLMMDDHFDAASLSLLVCKANDSSHFLYCNESSILLLHGSMDYTTTTTNEIAAEENAVVTITCTEEQKSFLIWRRLYDNRFENLGYAIFINKYFENATTDYFELDGNGALTTQHVQTQHEGLYACIYSDGITDHIALYHLYVYINPIPAYPVINGCRADQYCVLKVHQEGILTCSLHGIRPKVTLSWRTLYAKHSTAISFSKKEVEVVSKGNTFDVVLTSTFKIITNDVSRLTLVCDTDGSTSEIPQWSTEFDLLILGNPVISTTSSLRHSQQPSTVETVGKPGHLLPIILVPTAVVIIILIIAAVIFRVYFRKSRTSIEDPEKTELNTMLPGNTNGVSEKIAMFIQQMKTTYENQYSTIRPVPFIRDGIFGIGDIFVEGCMELQTLTGVRGQPNWNVLESYQCLVVKKSPITSFLRVVEGDPGQGKSTLALQLVYEWCTGNSKSPLKHVDILIFLRLRRLKGVKSIFHAIKHILLPTDTALDDNDVKWILQKSPSVVFFFDGYDEFPNRNEETDICNIIKRSMFQNSLVILTTRSNVLPKELAPNTSFARLLGFDANARNEYIRKAVKDDPNVAERIKQRMEESPIIGEFMVVPLFFSMYAHIIYKRDDQVTFHSVTAFFRYIVSCFYGHEDNKDNNNNTDKIRAFGKSHVSMDELAFNGLSAVEEKITWNKQEMLAVVEEEVYSNFIRIGILVAEDVTNIIDKPGISDSEHIQETTEVRFHHKLFCEWYAATFLSKYIVQISDFELAQVMGRLDPFNLQYVYRFACGLNPEVAPRIIKYLQSLKDGDKFAILCLLETTDEIEKIKENVQELCLETVLLSKDSSKLLQRSTLQLIDIARKLEIQTKCLHLEDCLHHADTTGGIIHLTSGLQVSKLTYIKCLKITEIGREFSTEETRNMLKYILCCRDLKKVEFECCWLPEDGFEDTYILTQLQQKNIRVLWIPISFWYRLDSTGKWKQKRGGDMVTDEQYQAEFVRFRDEWRETPWQRSRIGTQ, translated from the exons ATGGATAGCACATTACGTATTCTTGGACTTCTAGCTGTCCTTGTAATTTCTA ACGCAGATGTTAACAATGACTGCGAACCGAGACAATATCTTGAATTAGGACGAAAAGGAACCATAAAATGCTCATTTGACATCGGTTTCCATGCAATTCATTGGTATGACTCCATGGACACTGTACAAGGTAAACCAATTGTAAGTTGCATAAGTGCCGAGCAGTCAAGTGGTGGTTGTGACAACGGTATGTATGCAGTTGATGTTGATGGCTCGCTGTTAATAGAGAACATTGTCTTGGCACACGAGAGAACATTCGCGGTATTGATATTTAATTCAGAATTTGAAGAACCAATAACATATCATGTAGATGTCATTACTACAG TCAAACCTTCCGGATGTCCAGTCATTAACTTATGCGGGGAAGACAAGCAAGTGTGCACACAAGAAATAAAACGTGAAAGTGAAGTCAAATGTTCTATACATTCACGACCAAAAGTCGACCCCTACTGGACGAAACGCAGTGAAGCAGGGGACAAATACATGACAACACAAGCTAAATCGGTTATAAAGGATAATGTGACATTTATCTCTTCTTCACTGATGATGGACGATCATTTTGATGCAGCTTCATTGTCGCTTTTGGTTTGCAAAGCAAACGATTCATCACATTTTCTTTATTGTAACGAGTCTTCGATTTTACTATTGCATGGAAGCATGGACTATACAACAACAACTACCAATGAGATCGCTGCTGAGGAAAATGCAGTGGTGACAATAACATGTACTGAAGAGCAGAAATCTTTCCTAATCTGGAGAAGACTTTATGACAACAGATTTGAGAATCTCGGTTATGCAATTTTTATCAATAAGTACTTTGAGAATGCTACCACGGACTACTTTGAGCTTGATGGAAATGGTGCTTTAACTACACAACACGTGCAAACACAACACGAAGGCCTATACGCTTGTATTTACAGTGACGGTATAACAGATCACATTGCTTTGTACCACCTGTATGTGTACA TTAATCCAATTCCTGCGTATCCTGTCATTAATGGTTGCAGAGCTGACCAATATTGTGTCTTAAAAGTTCATCAAGAAGGAATATTAACATGTTCTTTGCATGGAATACGACCAAAGGTTACGCTTAGCTGGAGAACGCTTTACGCAAAACATTCAACTGCCATATCCTTTTCCAAAAAAGAAGTAGAAGTTGTATCGAAAGGCAACACATTTGACGTTGTGCTAACTTCTACTTTCAAGATTATTACAAACGATGTATCCAGATTGACGTTGGTTTGTGATACAGATGGATCAACCAGTGAAATACCACAGTGGTCGACGGAATTTGACTTACTTATCCTCGGAA ACCCTGTAATCTCTACAACATCCAGTCTACGCCACAGCCAACAACCGTCCACAGTTGAAACGGTTGGAAAGCCGGGACATTTGTTACCGATTATTTTGGTTCCTACTGCAGTTGTAATTATCATTTTGATTATTGCTGCTGTAATATTCAGAG TTTACTTCAGGAAAAGTAGGACAAGCATAGAAGACCCCGAAAAAACTGAA CTTAACACAATGCTGCCCGGCAATACAAACGGCGTCTCAG AGAAAATTGCAATGTTTAttcaacaaatgaaaacaacttACGAAAACCAGTACAGCACTATACGACCAGTTCCTTTCATTCGAGACGGAATATTTGGCATAGGCGATATTTTTGTAGAAGGCTGTATGGAGCTTCAGACTTTGACTGGAGTAAGAGGACAGCCTAACTGGAATGTTCTTGAATCTTATCAGTGTCTAGTCGTGAAAAAATCTCCAATAACGTCATTCTTACGAGTTGTAGAAGGTGATCCTGGACAGGGAAAATCAACTCTTGCTCTTCAGTTGGTGTATGAGTGGTGTACAGGAAACTCAAAATCACCCCTCAAACACGTAGACATACTAATTTTTCTTCGCCTCAGACGACTTAAAGGTGTAAAATCCATATTCCACGCAATAAAACACATTTTGCTTCCGACGGACACCGCCCTAGACGACAATGACGTAAAATGGATTCTTCAAAAGAGCCCATCTGTCGTCTTCTTTTTCGATGGTTATGATGAGTTTCCTAATCGGAATGAAGAAACCGATATATGTAATATCATAAAAAGATCTATGTTTCAAAATTCTTTAGTCATATTAACAACAAGGTCAAATGTTCTTCCTAAGGAACTAGCGCCAAATACATCCTTTGCTAGATTGTTAGGCTTCGATGCGAACGCGAGGAATGAATATATTCGTAAGGCGGTTAAAGATGATCCAAATGTCGCAGAACGAATAAAACAGCGTATGGAGGAAAGTCCAATTATTGGTGAATTTATGGTAGTACCTTTGTTTTTCTCAATGTATGCTCATATAATTTATAAACGGGATGACCAAGTAACGTTTCACTCCGTTACTGCCTTCTTCCGGTATATTGTATCGTGCTTTTATGGCCATGAAGACaacaaagataataataataatactgacaAGATTCGTGCATTTGGAAAATCGCATGTAAGTATGGATGAACTGGCGTTTAATGGGCTGTCTGCAGTAGAAGAAAAGATAACTTGgaacaaacaagaaatgttAGCGGTAGTAGAAGAGGAAGTTTATTCAAACTTTATAAGAATTGGTATTTTGGTGGCTGAAGATGTAACCAATATCATAGATAAGCCTGGTATTTCAGATTCCGAGCATATTCAAGAAACTACTGAAGTAAGATTCCATCACAAACTGTTTTGTGAATGGTATGCTGCGACTTTCCTTTCCAAATATATAGtgcaaatatcagattttgaattAGCTCAAGTGATGGGTCGGTTAGACCCGTTTAATCTCCAATATGTTTATCGATTTGCATGTGGGCTTAATCCAGAAGTGGCTCCCAGGATTATTAAATACCTGCAAAGCCTTAAAGATGGTGACAAATTTGCAATTCTTTGCTTGCTTGAAACAACAGATGAAATTGAAAAgattaaagaaaatgttcaagAACTTTGCTTAGAGACAGTTCTCTTAAGTAAGGACAGCAGCAAGCTTCTTCAGAGATCTACATTACAGTTAATTGACATCGCGCGTAAACTTGAG ATTCAAACTAAATGCTTACATCTTGAAGATTGTCTACATCACGCGGACACGACAGGAGGAATAATTCATTTAACGTCGGGTCTACAAGTTAGCAAATTGACTTACATTAAATGCCTTAAAATAACGGAAATTGGACGAGAGTTCTCTACTGAAGAAACGCGGAACATGTTGAAGTACATACTTTGCTGCAGAGACCTAAAAAAAGTGGA GTTTGAATGTTGCTGGCTACCAGAAGATGGATTCGAAGATACTTACATTTTGACTCAACTTCAACAGAAGAACATTCGTG TATTGTGGATACCTATTTCATTTTGGTACCGTCTCGATTCAACCGGAAAATGGAAG CAAAAACGTGGTGGTGATATGGTAACCGATGAACAATACCAGGCAGag TTTGTTAGATTTCGCGATGAATGGCG AGAAACCCCATGGCAGCGTTCACGGATAGGTACACAGTAA